One genomic window of Methanosarcina acetivorans C2A includes the following:
- a CDS encoding PKD domain-containing protein produces MNIRSKYAVYIFPLLLILFFVGTASALPTVAHDRVQGEMYVASTANWDSHYSTNSFDVPNGTVVFARYYVGVWASGTPSSISATFNGHAFETNPSYYISGMGVTWIPFNVTDYVQPGETNTATIDSSHWGDGRQYGSTLVVVLENENKPEVEYWIAEGLDWVIGYGSSTTYFNDTNIDLDDVDSASLYSTILTGYSSESLNGESLSGAVDSVSGAYFNYIRWDNVKDSLTAENQTIKVVGDGDYTSAVLHGLSITYKIPDLVPTSLTPSYVTPGTVNTMTATIENTDKDSPSFNVSLIADGTVVDTQDVSGIAAGGSTTVDLQWTPEGGKDSYSLTVVVDPDNSVVESEETNNELTVLVGSASVEVPVANFTAVPTSGSIPLTVNFTDQSTNSPTSWFWDFGDGENSTSQNPSHTYTSVGNHTVSLTVTNAEGSDSEVKTDYITVEVITPVAAFTADNTSGAAPFTVQFTDQSANLPAEWFWDFGDGTNSTEQNPAHTYITAGKYTVKLTTANAAGNDSEEKTDYITAYIPPVANFTATPTSGGAPLTVTFTDTSTNMPTEWLWDFGDGVNSTDQNPIHTYTSAGNYTVSFTATNSGGSDSELKTAYITVTAEAGKGGLADTAWPKFHYDLGNTGQSPYTGPQTANVVWTYTTTGEMRLGQGAVIGSDGTMYIGDRSGTLYAINPNGTLKWGTSIGTKSFPTPAIASDGTIYAGGNDKIVYAINPDGSIKWSYPVGTKSVISSPAIASDGTIYFATSTNLFALKPDGTLKWNSAVSYGGYNYFSPAIGSDGTIYLGTYGGALSAINADGTLKWTYSIPAPNNYIYDTPAIASDGTIYFGCNNANLYALNPDGTLKWTYSVGTSASQAIKSSPAIGSDGTIYFGSNNQYFYALYPDGTLKWSSKAGSFGQTTPTIGSDGTIYIDNYGSKTLYAFNPDGTVKWSYADGNYNYASPAIASDGTLYFGKGYTVYAFRDVAPVSNFTADPTSGTAPLTVNFTDQSTGSPTSWFWDFGDGANSTEQNPVHTYSVAGNYTTNLTVTNSAGTDFEVKTDYITVLEPSTPEPEPVAAFTADVTSGSAPLTVNFTDQSTGSPTSWLWDFGDGTNSTEQNPVHTYASAGSYTVNLTVENDAGSDFELKTDYIEVSEISGSTVTLYFDPESSSVAENESTEISLVASNFPAGLSGYNLTVAIDDPAVAEIVGIEYPTWALITENSTLPGTSIYMKTVDLEDSIKEEEGEVVLATLTVSGKEKGSANISIGVKRLEDDSGDSIEPALLTGTIEVTILSLLPDQEYAPKDLDGDGLYEDLTGNGEFSFVDIVAYFHNMDWIEENMPVEYFDFNGNGRIDFDDVVDMFAMI; encoded by the coding sequence ATGAACATTAGATCAAAATATGCTGTCTATATATTCCCTCTACTGTTAATCCTGTTTTTTGTCGGGACAGCTTCGGCTTTACCCACAGTAGCTCACGACAGAGTGCAGGGTGAGATGTACGTAGCATCCACCGCAAACTGGGATTCCCATTACTCTACAAACAGCTTTGATGTGCCGAACGGAACAGTTGTTTTCGCGCGGTATTATGTAGGAGTATGGGCCAGCGGTACCCCCAGTTCAATATCCGCCACATTCAACGGGCATGCATTCGAGACTAACCCGTCTTATTATATTTCCGGTATGGGTGTAACATGGATACCCTTCAATGTCACAGACTATGTGCAACCAGGAGAAACAAATACTGCAACAATTGATTCTTCGCACTGGGGCGATGGAAGACAGTACGGCAGCACCCTTGTAGTCGTACTGGAGAATGAGAACAAACCTGAGGTGGAATACTGGATTGCGGAGGGTCTTGACTGGGTGATTGGTTATGGTAGTTCAACAACGTATTTCAACGACACTAACATAGATCTCGACGACGTCGACAGTGCAAGCCTTTACTCAACCATCCTAACAGGATACAGTAGCGAGTCTCTAAACGGAGAATCACTTTCCGGGGCTGTCGATTCGGTAAGTGGCGCCTATTTCAACTATATCAGGTGGGACAATGTAAAGGACTCCCTTACGGCAGAGAACCAGACTATCAAGGTAGTGGGAGACGGTGACTACACTTCCGCGGTATTGCATGGCCTATCAATAACATACAAAATCCCTGACCTGGTGCCGACAAGCCTCACCCCTTCATATGTGACCCCCGGCACCGTCAATACCATGACCGCAACCATCGAAAACACAGACAAGGATTCACCCTCTTTTAATGTCTCGCTAATTGCGGACGGGACTGTCGTGGATACGCAGGATGTTTCCGGGATTGCAGCTGGCGGCAGCACCACTGTCGACCTGCAATGGACACCTGAAGGCGGCAAGGATAGCTACTCATTGACCGTGGTTGTGGATCCTGATAATTCTGTGGTGGAATCCGAAGAGACCAACAACGAGCTGACGGTCCTTGTCGGTTCAGCTTCGGTAGAAGTCCCGGTCGCGAATTTCACGGCAGTGCCGACTTCCGGCTCGATCCCTCTCACGGTCAACTTCACTGACCAGTCCACTAACTCCCCTACCTCATGGTTCTGGGACTTTGGGGATGGTGAGAATTCCACAAGCCAGAACCCCTCTCATACCTACACTTCAGTCGGCAATCATACGGTCAGCCTCACGGTCACCAATGCAGAAGGGAGCGATTCCGAGGTAAAGACAGATTACATCACAGTTGAGGTAATTACACCGGTTGCCGCCTTTACAGCCGACAATACCAGCGGTGCCGCACCGTTCACCGTGCAGTTCACTGACCAGTCAGCCAATTTACCGGCGGAGTGGTTCTGGGACTTTGGAGATGGGACTAACAGCACCGAGCAAAACCCTGCGCACACCTACATCACCGCAGGAAAATACACTGTCAAACTCACAACTGCCAACGCAGCCGGAAATGACAGCGAGGAAAAAACGGATTATATCACCGCCTATATCCCGCCTGTCGCCAACTTCACAGCAACACCAACAAGCGGAGGTGCACCATTAACCGTAACCTTTACCGACACGTCCACCAACATGCCGACAGAGTGGCTCTGGGACTTCGGGGACGGCGTTAACTCGACAGATCAGAACCCGATTCACACATATACCTCGGCTGGAAACTACACCGTTTCCTTCACCGCGACAAACAGTGGAGGAAGTGACTCCGAGTTGAAGACGGCCTATATCACGGTGACTGCGGAGGCAGGGAAAGGCGGTCTTGCGGATACGGCGTGGCCGAAATTCCACTACGATCTCGGAAACACCGGTCAGTCCCCGTATACCGGGCCACAGACCGCAAACGTCGTATGGACCTACACCACAACAGGCGAAATGAGACTCGGTCAAGGGGCAGTAATAGGGTCGGATGGTACCATGTATATCGGGGATAGGAGCGGAACTCTCTATGCCATCAACCCCAATGGTACCCTCAAATGGGGTACCTCCATTGGCACTAAAAGCTTCCCGACCCCGGCAATCGCATCGGACGGGACCATCTATGCCGGAGGTAATGATAAAATAGTCTATGCGATAAATCCCGACGGCAGTATCAAATGGAGTTACCCTGTCGGAACGAAATCTGTCATATCTTCTCCGGCAATCGCATCAGACGGTACTATTTATTTCGCAACGAGTACTAACCTTTTTGCACTCAAACCAGACGGCACCCTGAAGTGGAATTCCGCTGTAAGTTATGGTGGATATAACTATTTCTCCCCTGCGATCGGGTCGGACGGTACCATTTATCTTGGAACCTATGGGGGCGCTCTCTCCGCAATTAATGCCGACGGTACCCTTAAATGGACCTATTCCATCCCTGCTCCTAATAATTATATTTATGACACACCGGCAATCGCATCGGATGGTACCATTTACTTTGGATGCAATAACGCGAATTTGTATGCACTAAACCCCGACGGTACCCTCAAATGGACATACTCCGTAGGTACTTCAGCATCTCAAGCTATAAAATCCTCGCCGGCTATCGGGTCGGACGGTACCATCTACTTTGGATCCAATAACCAGTATTTCTACGCATTGTACCCCGACGGTACCCTTAAATGGAGTTCCAAAGCGGGATCTTTTGGTCAAACCACTCCGACCATCGGTTCTGATGGAACCATCTATATCGATAATTATGGGAGTAAAACACTCTACGCATTCAATCCTGATGGTACCGTCAAGTGGAGTTATGCCGACGGTAATTACAATTATGCATCGCCGGCGATTGCTTCGGACGGAACCCTCTACTTTGGAAAAGGATATACGGTCTACGCATTCCGTGATGTTGCCCCGGTCTCGAATTTCACTGCAGATCCGACCTCCGGCACAGCCCCACTGACAGTGAATTTCACCGACCAGTCCACAGGTTCCCCCACTTCGTGGTTCTGGGACTTTGGGGATGGAGCTAACTCAACTGAGCAGAACCCCGTGCATACTTATTCTGTAGCAGGAAACTACACCACGAACCTCACGGTCACAAATTCAGCTGGGACAGATTTCGAGGTGAAGACTGATTATATCACTGTATTGGAGCCCTCAACACCTGAACCTGAACCCGTTGCTGCTTTCACTGCTGATGTAACGAGTGGTAGTGCTCCTCTCACAGTTAACTTCACTGATCAATCCACAGGTTCCCCCACTTCGTGGCTCTGGGACTTTGGGGATGGAACAAACTCAACGGAACAGAATCCAGTGCACACGTATGCTTCAGCCGGAAGTTACACCGTAAATCTGACTGTGGAAAATGACGCTGGTTCTGACTTTGAGTTAAAAACAGATTACATAGAAGTTTCCGAGATTTCCGGGTCAACCGTTACTCTCTATTTTGACCCTGAAAGTTCCTCAGTTGCAGAAAACGAATCTACTGAAATAAGTCTCGTTGCCAGTAATTTCCCTGCAGGCCTTTCAGGCTACAACCTGACCGTTGCTATTGATGACCCGGCTGTTGCCGAGATAGTTGGTATAGAGTACCCGACCTGGGCTCTGATTACTGAGAACTCTACCCTGCCAGGGACTTCGATCTACATGAAGACCGTTGACCTGGAAGATTCCATTAAGGAAGAAGAAGGAGAAGTTGTGCTAGCTACTCTCACGGTTTCTGGAAAGGAGAAAGGATCTGCAAATATTTCGATAGGAGTTAAACGTCTGGAGGACGATTCAGGAGACTCCATCGAACCAGCTCTCCTAACAGGGACAATTGAAGTGACCATTCTGTCTCTCCTTCCTGATCAGGAATATGCTCCTAAAGATCTCGATGGAGACGGACTCTATGAAGACCTCACCGGAAATGGAGAGTTCAGTTTCGTAGACATAGTAGCTTATTTCCACAACATGGACTGGATAGAGGAAAACATGCCGGTGGAGTACTTCGACTTCAACGGAAACGGGAGGATCGATTTTGATGATGTCGTGGATATGTTTGCAATGATATGA
- a CDS encoding GMP synthase subunit A, with protein MRELKILVVNNYGQFCHLIHRAVRDLDMDTKIIPNVTPIEDILAEEPDGLILSGGPEMERAGLCFDYVREIDIPILGICLGHQAIALAYGGHVHSGKKGGYAEIEIEVIEEDDILRGLGPKITVWASHADEVAILPEGFIHLARSDICEIEAMRHPTKPIYGVQWHPEVSHTKKGDELLTNFFEVCDRY; from the coding sequence ATGAGAGAATTAAAAATCCTTGTTGTTAATAATTACGGACAATTCTGCCACCTTATTCACAGGGCTGTCCGGGATCTTGACATGGATACAAAGATTATTCCCAATGTAACCCCTATAGAGGATATCCTGGCAGAAGAGCCTGATGGCCTGATCCTGAGCGGAGGCCCGGAGATGGAAAGGGCAGGCCTCTGTTTTGATTATGTCCGGGAAATCGATATCCCTATTCTCGGAATCTGCCTCGGACACCAGGCAATTGCCCTTGCTTACGGGGGGCATGTACACTCAGGGAAAAAAGGCGGATACGCCGAGATTGAAATCGAAGTCATCGAAGAAGACGACATACTCAGGGGGCTTGGCCCAAAAATAACCGTATGGGCTTCCCATGCCGATGAGGTTGCTATTCTTCCTGAAGGCTTTATCCACCTTGCCCGTTCGGATATCTGCGAGATTGAAGCCATGCGCCACCCCACAAAACCGATTTATGGAGTTCAGTGGCACCCTGAAGTTTCCCACACAAAGAAGGGAGATGAGCTGCTGACGAACTTCTTTGAGGTCTGTGACCGGTATTAA
- a CDS encoding 2-amino-3,7-dideoxy-D-threo-hept-6-ulosonate synthase, giving the protein MSEIGKKIRIERLMNRESRNMVIIPMDHGISDGPIEGLINITDTVNRVAEGGANAVLMQKGMVKYGHRGYGHDIGLIVHISASSVLSPDPNAKVQVCTVEEVIKMGADAVSMHINVGSNTEADQLEMLGKISRDCTEWGMPLLAMMYPRGKKITNPHDPVNVAHAARIGAELGADVVKTVYTGDPDSFRDVVRGCPVPVVIAGGPKTSTDMELLEMIDGAIEAGARGAAIGRNVFQHRDPVRLTRAICEIVHHRRPVEEALEQLK; this is encoded by the coding sequence ATGTCAGAAATTGGAAAGAAAATCCGCATAGAAAGGCTGATGAATCGGGAGAGCAGAAACATGGTCATCATTCCCATGGACCATGGGATCTCCGACGGACCTATTGAAGGGCTGATCAATATTACCGACACAGTTAATAGGGTTGCCGAAGGAGGAGCAAACGCAGTTCTCATGCAGAAAGGCATGGTCAAGTACGGGCACAGAGGATACGGCCATGATATAGGGCTTATTGTGCACATCAGTGCCTCTTCCGTTCTGAGCCCTGACCCCAATGCCAAAGTACAGGTCTGTACCGTTGAAGAAGTGATAAAAATGGGAGCTGACGCAGTTTCGATGCACATCAACGTTGGTTCCAATACCGAAGCCGACCAGCTCGAAATGCTCGGAAAAATCTCCAGGGACTGTACGGAATGGGGCATGCCTCTTCTTGCTATGATGTACCCCAGAGGCAAAAAGATCACAAACCCCCACGACCCTGTAAATGTGGCACATGCTGCAAGGATTGGAGCCGAACTCGGAGCTGACGTTGTAAAAACCGTCTACACCGGAGATCCCGACAGTTTCCGAGACGTGGTAAGGGGCTGCCCAGTACCTGTAGTAATTGCAGGCGGGCCGAAGACCTCAACCGACATGGAACTTCTGGAAATGATTGACGGGGCAATAGAAGCCGGAGCAAGAGGAGCTGCAATAGGAAGAAACGTATTCCAGCACCGGGACCCTGTAAGGCTGACCCGGGCTATCTGTGAAATCGTGCACCACAGAAGACCTGTGGAAGAAGCGCTTGAGCAGTTAAAGTAA
- a CDS encoding 3-dehydroquinate synthase II: MKKKSVWIKADEGGWEEQKDRITTGLESGADCVLVNPGDVEKVRELGNITVAAFARDNKSRADIVVVGKRGEGDGTKPLPQEIPGSFDINAATLLMDKGVTVGGYVVIKDKHYEHFAAEMGKICDYLLVTGTDWKVIPLENLIADLQHQKVKIIFGVKSAEEARLAFQTLEAGADGVLLDSGNPQEIKDTIKAARELESESAELEAAVVTRVEPLGMGDRVCVDTCNLMQRGEGMLIGSQASGMFLVNSESDDSPYVAARPFRVNAGAVHSYIKIGEKTRYLSELRAGDPVTIVDSKGKQREGIVGRVKIESRPLMLIEAKARDRTLTAILQNAETIKLVGKDGTPISVAKLEKGDEVLVRLEEGARHFGKKIEETIIEK, translated from the coding sequence TTGAAAAAGAAAAGCGTCTGGATAAAAGCCGATGAAGGCGGATGGGAAGAACAGAAAGATAGGATCACTACAGGCCTGGAATCCGGAGCCGACTGTGTACTGGTAAACCCGGGAGATGTGGAAAAGGTCCGTGAACTGGGAAATATTACGGTAGCAGCCTTTGCCCGTGACAACAAGTCCAGAGCTGACATCGTGGTCGTGGGAAAGAGAGGAGAAGGTGACGGGACAAAACCCCTGCCTCAGGAAATTCCGGGTTCTTTTGATATAAACGCAGCAACCCTGCTCATGGACAAAGGTGTAACCGTAGGCGGATACGTGGTCATAAAGGACAAGCACTATGAACACTTCGCAGCCGAAATGGGAAAAATCTGCGATTATCTGCTGGTTACAGGCACGGACTGGAAAGTTATCCCTCTCGAGAACCTGATAGCTGACCTCCAGCACCAGAAAGTAAAGATCATTTTCGGGGTAAAAAGCGCAGAGGAAGCAAGACTTGCCTTCCAGACCCTTGAAGCCGGAGCTGACGGAGTCCTTCTTGACAGCGGAAATCCCCAGGAAATAAAAGATACGATCAAAGCTGCAAGAGAACTGGAAAGCGAAAGTGCCGAACTTGAAGCTGCGGTTGTAACCAGGGTAGAGCCCCTCGGAATGGGAGACCGGGTCTGTGTGGACACTTGCAACCTCATGCAGCGCGGAGAAGGCATGCTAATAGGTTCGCAGGCAAGCGGGATGTTCCTGGTAAACTCGGAATCCGATGACAGCCCTTATGTGGCAGCCCGCCCCTTCAGGGTAAATGCAGGTGCGGTTCACTCTTACATCAAAATAGGGGAGAAAACCCGCTATCTTTCGGAACTCCGGGCAGGAGATCCCGTAACCATCGTAGACTCAAAAGGAAAACAGCGGGAAGGCATAGTTGGCAGGGTCAAGATAGAAAGCCGCCCCCTGATGCTGATAGAAGCAAAAGCCAGAGACAGGACTTTAACGGCAATCCTGCAAAATGCCGAAACTATCAAACTTGTAGGAAAAGACGGAACCCCGATCTCGGTTGCAAAACTCGAGAAAGGAGACGAAGTCCTGGTCCGCCTCGAGGAAGGAGCCAGGCATTTCGGCAAAAAAATCGAAGAGACGATTATAGAGAAGTGA
- the aroD gene encoding type I 3-dehydroquinate dehydratase encodes MTQIGPFDLEKKAAVVAVILEKPLETSKKAAEKGADILEVRLDLLGIRNPESAAKIIREIKSETGLPVLVTNRSVAEGGKWEGKEVDRTELLVALLSLKDGPDAVDIELSASREDRDKVIKAAKAHGKTVIISSHDFSKTPSPQEMTATLAEMFLAEADIAKIAVMPGSMEDVLNLLKVTLEFKNTGKTVCTIAMGKPGKHTRVVAPLYGSVLTYASIESNAVAAPGQLPVDEVKKIMEMLK; translated from the coding sequence ATGACGCAAATAGGCCCTTTTGACCTTGAAAAAAAAGCTGCAGTTGTTGCAGTAATCCTTGAAAAGCCTCTTGAAACTTCAAAAAAGGCAGCCGAAAAAGGGGCTGACATCCTCGAAGTCCGGCTGGATTTGCTGGGGATAAGGAACCCAGAAAGTGCTGCAAAAATAATCAGGGAAATTAAATCCGAAACCGGGCTTCCCGTACTCGTTACCAACCGTTCCGTGGCAGAAGGAGGAAAGTGGGAAGGGAAAGAGGTAGACCGAACAGAGCTTCTGGTAGCCCTCCTTTCCCTTAAAGACGGACCTGATGCTGTCGATATTGAACTCTCTGCCAGCAGGGAAGATAGAGATAAAGTTATAAAAGCGGCTAAAGCTCACGGAAAAACCGTAATAATTTCTTCCCACGACTTTTCGAAAACTCCTTCTCCACAGGAAATGACGGCAACTCTTGCAGAAATGTTTCTTGCCGAGGCGGATATTGCCAAAATTGCGGTGATGCCCGGGTCAATGGAAGATGTCCTTAACCTGCTGAAAGTTACGCTGGAATTCAAAAATACAGGGAAAACCGTATGCACCATTGCAATGGGCAAGCCGGGAAAACACACGCGAGTGGTTGCCCCTCTTTACGGTTCTGTCCTGACATACGCATCGATAGAAAGCAATGCAGTGGCAGCCCCGGGTCAGCTTCCGGTAGATGAAGTAAAGAAGATAATGGAAATGTTAAAATGA
- a CDS encoding shikimate dehydrogenase has protein sequence MKRVFGVFGDPVGHSLSPAMHNSAFSALGMDCIYHAFRVRPENLRKAILGAEAMGFGGLNLTVPLKEEALKLDFIRPDPLAERIGAVNTVVFSETGEIRGYNTDGLGARQALLEAAVEIRGSKVVVAGAGGAARAVAFQLAADGAEITVVNRTEERAVELAKDVAAASLPGKINGTGLSGLKELLRDADILINTTTLGMHPNTDTTIATAEELHSGLTVFDIVYNPLETRLLKEAKVAGAKTVSGVLMLVYQGAEAFKLWTGVEAPAELMKKTVLEALQA, from the coding sequence ATGAAGCGAGTTTTTGGTGTATTTGGAGACCCTGTAGGTCATTCTCTTTCCCCTGCCATGCATAATTCAGCGTTTTCCGCACTTGGCATGGACTGCATCTACCATGCTTTCAGGGTCAGGCCGGAAAACCTGAGAAAAGCAATCCTGGGAGCCGAAGCCATGGGATTTGGAGGGCTTAACCTGACAGTCCCGTTAAAAGAAGAAGCTCTGAAACTGGATTTCATCAGGCCTGACCCCCTTGCCGAGAGAATCGGAGCAGTAAATACCGTAGTTTTCAGTGAAACAGGAGAAATCCGGGGATACAACACCGACGGACTCGGAGCAAGGCAGGCTCTTCTCGAAGCTGCAGTGGAAATAAGGGGGTCTAAAGTGGTGGTTGCAGGGGCAGGAGGAGCAGCAAGAGCAGTTGCTTTCCAGCTTGCAGCCGACGGTGCCGAGATCACCGTAGTAAACCGGACCGAAGAAAGGGCAGTCGAACTTGCAAAAGATGTCGCAGCTGCGTCCCTGCCGGGAAAAATAAACGGAACCGGGCTTTCGGGGCTAAAGGAACTGCTGCGAGATGCAGACATCCTGATCAATACCACGACTCTCGGGATGCATCCGAACACGGATACAACGATTGCGACAGCAGAAGAACTTCACAGCGGCCTTACTGTTTTTGATATTGTCTATAACCCTCTTGAGACCAGGCTTTTAAAGGAAGCAAAGGTTGCAGGGGCAAAAACCGTAAGCGGGGTTTTAATGCTCGTCTACCAGGGAGCAGAAGCTTTCAAACTCTGGACAGGAGTCGAAGCTCCGGCCGAACTCATGAAAAAAACCGTCCTGGAGGCTCTGCAGGCTTGA
- a CDS encoding prephenate dehydrogenase → MNPDPEKPSSGKTKVLILGGTGEMGQWFTRFFKERGYKVTVWGKGGKVEVARKLNVPFASELDAAIPENDIVIVSVPINVTEETIAEVAPKMKAGSLLMDFTSTKVKPVEAMQRFAPAGVEILGTHPMFGPTIPTIRGQTVILVPVKERSEKWFPVIRQLFEEGGAHVEITTAAEHDRLVSVVQGLTHFAYISIGTTIDRLDFDIKKSRKFVSPVYSIMLDFVGRILGQNPYLYALIQMENPGIPEVHEAFIEECEELSSLVRAHDEEGFVRKMKAAARKYDDTAHALRRSDKLINSRIAEYETLLNSVGKVCGFSHVYSGRVHVGTVKKVGPNEVILTKLASKGTSPHIKNKFIKLKLENLRLLSESELREWRREKLVHSVRDISVLIPEGADPEIVLGAVKTDKHLVACQISDIYDGTERTEDKNEIRETGRLGVTYRITIFGDCNADSVEAEVTALLCGLGCRVREKNLKLTE, encoded by the coding sequence TTGAACCCGGACCCTGAGAAACCGAGCTCCGGAAAAACGAAGGTTTTGATCCTTGGCGGAACCGGAGAGATGGGGCAGTGGTTCACTCGTTTTTTTAAAGAAAGGGGTTATAAGGTTACGGTCTGGGGAAAAGGGGGCAAGGTGGAAGTCGCCAGGAAACTGAATGTACCCTTTGCTTCGGAACTTGACGCAGCCATCCCTGAAAACGATATAGTAATAGTATCCGTTCCGATCAACGTAACGGAAGAGACCATTGCAGAAGTCGCCCCGAAGATGAAAGCAGGGAGCCTCCTCATGGATTTTACCTCCACCAAGGTAAAGCCTGTTGAAGCCATGCAGAGGTTTGCACCTGCCGGGGTTGAGATTCTCGGAACGCACCCCATGTTCGGGCCCACGATTCCCACCATCAGGGGACAAACGGTAATCCTTGTCCCGGTAAAGGAGCGCTCGGAAAAATGGTTTCCGGTAATCAGGCAGCTTTTTGAGGAAGGCGGAGCCCACGTTGAAATCACGACCGCAGCCGAACACGACAGGCTGGTCTCGGTAGTACAGGGGCTGACGCATTTTGCTTATATCTCAATAGGGACGACCATTGACAGGCTTGATTTCGACATCAAGAAATCCAGGAAATTCGTAAGTCCGGTCTACAGTATAATGCTTGACTTTGTGGGCAGGATCCTGGGCCAGAACCCCTACCTCTACGCCCTGATCCAGATGGAAAACCCGGGTATTCCGGAGGTGCATGAAGCATTTATAGAGGAATGTGAGGAACTTTCCAGCCTGGTACGGGCTCATGATGAAGAGGGCTTTGTAAGGAAAATGAAAGCTGCCGCCCGGAAATATGATGATACGGCCCATGCCCTTCGAAGGTCGGATAAACTGATAAATTCCAGAATAGCCGAGTACGAGACTCTCCTGAACTCTGTCGGAAAAGTCTGCGGCTTTTCTCATGTTTATTCCGGAAGGGTTCATGTAGGCACAGTGAAAAAGGTTGGCCCTAATGAAGTAATTCTTACAAAGCTTGCTTCAAAAGGTACATCGCCTCATATAAAAAACAAATTCATAAAACTCAAGCTTGAAAATCTCCGCCTCCTTTCGGAATCCGAATTGAGAGAGTGGAGAAGAGAAAAACTGGTGCATTCGGTCAGGGATATTTCGGTCCTGATCCCTGAAGGCGCAGATCCCGAAATTGTCCTCGGGGCAGTAAAAACAGACAAACATCTTGTAGCCTGTCAAATTAGCGATATTTACGATGGGACTGAGAGAACAGAAGACAAAAATGAAATAAGAGAGACAGGAAGACTCGGCGTGACTTACAGAATAACTATTTTTGGGGACTGCAACGCCGATTCTGTTGAAGCTGAAGTGACAGCCCTTCTCTGCGGGCTTGGGTGCAGGGTAAGGGAGAAAAACCTGAAGCTGACGGAATGA